Below is a genomic region from Caretta caretta isolate rCarCar2 chromosome 18, rCarCar1.hap1, whole genome shotgun sequence.
tttgggatacCCCGAGTAGGAAAACAGCTATATAAAAATGACTCTAGTCTCTTCCAGTTTCACTGTTTACATCTatcattttggtttgttttttaccgCTCTCATgaatttcttcttttctcttctggcctttgtaGACTTCACAAAAGCTCTCCGAACACTTCGTACAGCCAATCTATAGCAGCGGTTCTTCCTTCCACGAAAATGCTAAGGCAAAAACAAGATGTTCCAGTTCAGTTATTAACTTTATAAGGATGTAAAGCCTTTCAATAATATGAATATAGAAGATATCACTTTGCATTTCTAAAGAGCCTTTCATtaagaggatctcaaagcactttacaaacattagttaaGCCTCAGCCAAttttctcattttacaaatggggaaatagTAACTGAAAGATTAAGTAACCTGAGAAAGACTACAGTTTCTCACTGGCTGGACAGAGCACagaatcagttttagttttcaATCCCAGATTCTAACAGTGGGCCAAACTCACACTAACTTTCTAACTCTTAAAAAACAGAAGGGGCTGCCTGTATGCAAAAAGCAGGAAATCAATTGGGAATCCCTATCCTTAGTAACGTCTCATAGCTTGAGCCACTTCGTGTACCACTGATGATCATACAGTATCTGTGGAAACCACCACAGTTGCACATATGGAAAATTAACACTGGGCAAGTGCACCATGCAATTAGTCTGCCCTCCAACAAGTATCCCCACAGGGTAGTCATGATATATGGCTAGACTGGGACCCAAAAGTGTAGGATATGCCCATTTAATTGTAGGCAATGCTCTGCTCAATGCTATAGCAGCTGATTATATCACCAAAGCTGCTGACAATATGCCCTTACAGAAAATTCCTTTTAAACTATTGCATATAGGATTAAAGAGAGACTGTCCACTTAAGTCGTATTGTAAAGAAGTATCTTTACCTGTTCTAAGAACACCTGAAAATCTACCAATATACATTTACTTGTCACTGTTAATGctctttactttttgcattttgaTCAGTTCAAATTAAGTCAATTCAGCCAGTTTCATTGTTTATACTCAAGTGTCATTTTCAGATTGCTCCTGCTGCAGTGTCTGGATTTCAAACACTGAGGGAATGTTTGGTTAAGGCTTTATCAAAACTTGTTTCTACAGTATTTATATTTCTGGGGACCAAATTTAAGTTCACACTATCCCTTTAACCTTATATGTGCAAGCAAGGCTCAGGTAACCATCTAATCCCATTTATATGGCAACCATGGACAGCCAATAAGTCAGCTATTTTCCTTTACGCCAGAACATCATGCCTCtcttttgtataaaaaaaaacaaagggtgtGAACTTCTGGCTCTATTATGGAGAAGAGCACAGCCTCTGGGGAGACCAGAGTGAAAGCTTTATCTGTGCTCTCTGCCATTCCCCCCACCATGCACTGGGCAACTCAAGAGAGGAACAGGAGTGTCACCTTCAGGCCCAGAAGAAGGACAAGACTATAAgtggatggggtgtgggaggaagcaactaacaaaaagaaagggacaaacaccccccttctgctccttgggggggcacaacacccacccacccccccacacacaccccttctgctCCTTGGGGGACacgacacccacccaccccacacacaccccttctgctCCTTGGGGGACacgacacccacccaccccacacacaccccttctgctCCTTGGGGGAcacaacacccacccacccccccacacacacaccccccttctACTCCTTGGGGGACacgacacccccccacacacacacacccacaccccccttCTGCTCCTTGGGGGACACgacacccccctacacacacccccccacacacacaccccttctgctCCTTGGGGGACacgacacccccccacacacacaccccttctgctCCTTGGGGGACacgacacccccccacacacacaccccttctgctCCTTGGGGGAcacgacccccccaccccctgcggGTTCGCGGCCGGGCTGGGAGCGGCGGGCTCTGGGTGCGAGgcggggacagggcaggaggAAGCGCCTGGCTCCCGGCAGATGCGCAAAAGGCGGCGAGGCCAGGCCAGGCAGGCGCCGAAGCCGCGAGCGGGGCCGGGGAGGAAAGAGGCCCGGGGCGGAGGcttggggccggggccggggccggggccgggaaCCGGGGCTGGACTCACTCACTCGCGCATGCTTGAGCACCGCCTGCACCCTCCAGAAGCGGTCGGTCAGGCGGCTCCGCAGCCAGCAGGGCGCGCTCAGGAAAACCATCGCCCCCGCGCCCGGCCGGCCAGCAGCGCCCCGGccagcgagcgagcgagcgagcggcgGGGCCCGGGGCACGTGCGCgggcccgggggggcggggccgcggcgccgctgcggggggggggggtgattgaCACGCGGCGCTGCTGGGCgaagggggcggggccagccCCAGCTatagagagcgggggggggggggacgactcaGCAGCTCGGGCTGGGCTTCCCATGCACTTagttttgggggggcaggagcaTAGATGCCgcccctgggggtgctgcagcacccctgtcttgaagtggtttctatcatacatacaggctttacagtttggttcaatcgctctcagcttcctcccccccccccatacaaattgttccagccccccacAGGCAGGAGGTCACAGCTGCCCAGATAGTTTTTGGAGGGGAAGAGCAACAGTTGCAGAGACTGGGGGAGAAACGTCTATCTGGGCACATGAGGCTCGCCCCACAGGAAAGCCAGTTATTTGCAGTGTCTGAACAGCTGTGCAGATGGCCTGCGGGCTAGATAGAACTAGCAACCCGTGGGGCTGGAGGGCTGCCTGTTATGGGTACCCAGCCCATCTCACACTGAGGCTTTCagtgtttataactttgccaaactttagctGGTGGAACTGACGCTTTCCCtgccaggtgtctcctcaagatgaatttaaaaaaaaaaaaaaaattgagccgAAAGAGTTCAGCCGTTTGTCAGAAGGAGGAAAACACTTTCCCACAAACTTTTCTTTTGGATGCTCCAGTGTCCTCATGCTCTGGAGCCGGAACTTGAAATAAGGCCTTTGAGCCAATAATGAGCCATTTGCTGTTCCCCGAATCCGctgtcccagctgcagctgaaatcaatgggagctgtgctttgaacacataAAGTACTGCATAATGCTAAGTATTCTGGAATATCAGGTCCCAGGTGTCTCAAATAgccaggcacccaaaattagtagaTACTTTGgaccttaatctctttgtgccttagttccccctctgtaaaatgaagataacagCACGCcctcatctcacaggggtgttgtggaaataaatgtttgtaaagcactcaggtGCTACGGTGATGCTATTGTATTAATTTAGAGGGACTAAATGGACCCAAAGAGTTGAAGGTGTTAAGATGACCCAATCACTATCCGATGTTAAACAGTCTTaaacaaggtttcagagtagcagccgtgttagtctgtattcacaaaaagaaaaggagtacttgtggcaccttagagactaaccaatgcatccgatgaagtgagctgtagctcacgaaagcttatgctcaaataaattggttagtctctaaggtgccacaagtcctccttttctttttagtcttaAACAAGATTCAGGGGCACTGGTACACAGATATCTTTTGccccttttcccatcaacatttgtttttataagTTATTGTGACACTTTCTGAACTTTCATtcacttttcacagttgagctcacaattagggtaaagtTGTATGACCCGTTATCACAACagtaccatagaaaagcccaCGAGGAAATTAATGATTCTgtcttcagggcagggtttgaatagtgtgcagtaaaggCCTGGAGTCACCCACTGAAAAatgtgaagaaaacaaaatattaaatagctgctcactaagtgagcaccatccattctgtgcactgaatgaggcagtggtcttgtggaaaaaacagtaagtGGTAGTGTAATTGAAcaccataatgcatatgcataagggggctgaattaaggttacaccggcagccttaattctggcatttcctaacttttgactgTGCAACCTTAGTATTATTCTTTTAACTTAGTATTTTTGGGTGATATATGTAGATATAGTTTAATATTATGTATATCTAACCTATATTGATATACAGTATACCATAGATATAAATTGCAGATAAGATGTTTGGTAGTATTAAAATAGGGGCTACATCAGATGAGACTTTTGCCCTGGTGTCAGCCAAAATTTCTCCACCTGTCTGCACATACATACACAGTTGTGTAGCGTGTTGTGTGCCATTTCTGCAGTCATTACCCCAAGCGTGGTTGCATTTCAGAGGTGAAGTTATTCCAATTCTGTCATTTGTTCGGATTTCATACGTAGTTGTGCCCCTAAGGGCTCTtttatgccaactggcaaagggcgCACTGTTATGTAACCATAAATCCCAGCAgatctgacaaactcactacgCCCAACACGCTCTTGTCAGAATATTTAGCCAAACAGTTCTTGTGAGGTATCATGAAAAATGGTGACATGCTGGTCATGAATATCATTGTGTGATGTGGGTATGGGTTGCGTATAAACAGTTATGTACGTGTGCTGGAAATGTGTTCTTAAAAGATGTTGTGGAGGCAGTTGATAAACAAAGGAACGTGGGTTACGTCTCTGCATGGATCAGGCTAACAGGCAGATGAGAAAACCACATGGCCTGGTTACAAGAAAAGGACAATAAAAGTCCATGTACATCTAAGGTAAACAAAGTGATCAAGGCAAACGAGAAAGCGAATTGAccagaggaggaagaaggggCTTGGCGCCTGCAACCAGAGGAAACACAGGCGCCGACTTTTCAAAgtgctccgccccaggccccacccccactccaccccttcccccaaaaccccaccctgcctcttcccactctaCCTCCACTCTTCccgcccagttccgccccctcctccAAGCGCGCCGCATcctcgctccttccccttccccccagcttcctgcacGCCGCGAAACAGCTATTCGCGGAAGGTGGAAGCTCTGTTCCATGGGACCCGCcggcgggtgggaggcactggaggggggctgctggtgggtgctcagcacccaacatttttccccagtgggtactccagccccggagcacccacggagtcagcacctatgagcAGGGGAGAAGAATTTTGCCTGGGTttatttttcaaagaatacatttcaaaggttttctgaCTGTAAAAGGGAGTCAAAGGGACTTCTCGGTTATCCATCACTTAAGGCACAAAAGGGGCCAGCActcttggaatctgtgaaaaaTGGTTCCCCAACCAGGTGGGTTGAGGATGCTGAGAACTGACTGTAGGTGAGAAATTCCCTGAGACTGTTAAGTTTAAGACTCTAGAAAGcgtgttttcttttatttgtagccactttctgtttctattatctctgctcagtatcacttaaatctctgctctttattaataaactaatTTTAGTTTTACCATAAAGTCATCTCAGTGCTGTTTTATTAAAGTGTGGCATGCAGTCTCGGATGAGCCAACAGGCTGGGATGTATTCTGTTTCTTTCAAGACAATGGACTTGGTATTTCTGTGGGCATCTGGTGATAGGAGGTGAATGCTGCAGAGGAACGGTCTTCCAGGGGGTTCGGGAACTGGGGTTGACTGAATGTTACTTGCAAGGCAAGGTGAAGACTGGCAGAGTctcaaggagtttgctggtgaagcAGACAGACCGGTGTGGCTGGGAGCTAACACACAGTTTAAGCTCCAGCAAAACTCTCCCTTGCTGAGGCAGATGAGTAACACAGTGGCTTATGATTCTGGGCACAGCGAGACAGTGTCACAGTGGTGAATAAGGTACAAGCAAATGAATGAAAAATCAATCTGGGAGGCAGAAATTTTTCATAGCTGAAACCTTTCATGACTGTGCAGACTTCCTACCTGATCATTGGCCAGCAGGGGTTATCGCCAGTTTAGcgtccctctctccctgcagaggGGAAGATAATGAGGCAGTATTGGATGCTGTAAATCAGGCGTGTTGCATAGAAGGAAGGCAGGAATTCCTACTCCATGCTTGGGAAGCTACCTTGTTGCAACCCCCAGTCACCTACAGTGCTGACTGTAGTCGCCCAGACTGGGGGACATGCCTCTGTTTGGTTTCTGGCAATGTAAGACCAAGCTCTCTTTGCTGAGATTATTACACTAGAAGAGCCTGTAGGAAGGACGTATGTGACCTgacagaattttgttgtgattGCTGCACCCTGCTAGTTTACACCTTCTAAAGGTGTTCACATGCCAGCAATCTCTCCTCATCTGAACTGTTGGTCCATGCTTTGTCATGTCTATTCTAGGCCCTACAAACTGCTTTGTGCATGGGACCCCTGCACCAGTGCAGAACCCCACTGACTTTTGGGGGGTCCTGTGTGGGTGCAGGGATCTGCCCGTGTGAATCCAGCTAAAGGGACAGAGCCTAAGACTATATACAATCTAATGCTAGGGAATATGTCTTAGTCTGTGCTTGGAAAGAGTTACGTAAATGAATAATAGTAAAAAAtaacaaagtgctttgagaccatTGGTTAGAAGGAGCCAtagaagtgcaaattattattgtAACATGAGTTAATGTCCACAGAGGGGTTTATAGACTGAAAAGAGAGCTGTTCAAATACTGAATAATACGATTCATCAAGTAAAATATTGGCCGGATCATGTATTATTCATCAAATATTGCACTCAACCAGCCGTGAAGTTGAGTAATGCAAAACACGGAATCATGAATAGTGCCATTACTTGACAAATATTATCCATCCAGCTCTAACCAAGACCAAATTCTAATTTTCATTTAACTTCTGTTGACATAGTTTTATTACATGTCTTCAACCGTCCTTCAAAATGTACATGTTTGATTTTGGCTGCAGGCATGGAAGTGACTACTTGGGAGCATTTTGCAGGTTGGAGCTATTTTTCCACTTGGAAACAAATTATACCCTGCATGCATTTGGAATCCTGCCCTATATGGAGGCAGCAGGTGCCATTATTGCCTAGATGACAGCTTTGCTGATTCAGTGCTTCCTATGCCACAAGAGCTGGTAATTTATCAGTTGATTCAGTGGTTCTTTATCAGCATACAGGTTTATTAAATGTCCACTGGCGGAATATAAGAAGACATCAGCATTGGAGTATTCTAATGTTCACAGGTGTATTCTAGAGATAGGATGATTGTAAATAGCACAGATCTGGCCATTTTGCCCTTCTTCTACATCCCAAGCCAgtgccgcccagaggattcagggggcctggggcaaagcaattttgggggccccttccataaaaaaaagttagttttgccaccccaagtggcgaagaaaaaaaaaaaagaaaaacccaagtcATGCTGccaaagaaagaagaggacaggaggaCCCGCCAGCGAATTGCCGCAGAAGACTGAAGCAGAGCGACTGAGCTGCCGCCAAAGTGCCACTGacgaggaagagagggactgaaagacCCGCCGCGAAATTGCCCCCACCCTATctgcggggcctggggcaaattgccccacttgacCACCCCTCAGGCGGCCCTGTCCCAAGCTAAATCGTAAGTGAACTTCAGGCACTTCAAATGGCTACCACCAGGTGATGATGGCGGCCATTTTAAGTGTGGTCTTGCTTCTTCTCGCCGCCTGGCCTATCTTCTGCCAATCTCCTTTACCTTGTCCTCTGCTGCTTCATTACTCCGACCACCCTTTCCAGAGCCCCATCTTCCGCTTTGggcacctcccaccccacctccctgagGCTTTAGGATTCATCTAGTATCCATTGGCTACATTATCTGGTATCTAATGAATCCCCAAAGATGGTTTAATCACATCCCTAGTAAATACGTATTACAGCAGCACACCGCTAAAGACAGAACCTTTTAAACAGTGAGAGCCCTATTCTTATTTATACTAAGGCCCTGTGACACCACTCTAGTGGTATAAAGGGGCCTTACAATGGGTATACAGTGTATTTAAGGTTCCGTTACTCTGCAAGAACAATGTAAAtgggaatcaggccctttatcgGTTAATACTGGAATGATGAGAAGTCTGATCCTTCTTCACAAGGTGGCAGCAGAGTAAACTGAAGGACAAAGTTGTTCTCATGCCTCTCAGGTCCAGTTGACTGTACTTGAGTTGGGATCTAGTTCAGGTCCGGATTGCAGCTTGTCATCTTCTCCTGGGAAGTGGACGGAGTGCCCCCAGGAAGGAGCCTGCCTGACGCTAGATCCTGTACCGTTTCATGCCAGCGAGTTCTGAAGGACAGACTTGCCCCCTTCCCCATCAGCAGCTCCATTAAaaggaagtgatttttttccacagCCAGGTGCAGTGGGGTTTTGTTTAGCCAGCCGGCTGCATTGATCTCAGCTCCATGGTCCAGAAGGTAACTGGCTACCTCGCTGTGCCCACAACAGGCAGCTCTGTGAAGCGGAGTCAGATTCAGACAGTCTCTAATGTTGGCGACAGCTCCTTTCTCAACCAGCAGGTGGACGAGGGCCAAGTGTCCCGCAGCTGCTGCCTTGTGGAGTGCCGTGCAGCCGTAGCGGTCCTTCATGTTCACGTCAGCTTTGCTTTCCAGCAACAGTCCTGTAATCTGGGAAAAGCAAAAGGGAGTTCAGTTGCGTGGCCCCATGCACACGAATGGGCATGCGTTCCACCTTCTTGCAATGCATAGGAATATTGGTCCCAAACCTGCAAAACCATGAGCACCTCTTGTGATCAGTTATTTTCATTTCcaagtcaacaggagttgagggcactcagcacctcttaGGAGTGGGTCGGCATCTTGTAGGACTGGACCCACACTGCGCAATCTACAGCAATTTCAGTGGCCGTTTGCAGTCTCAGAGACCCATGTGCCAATACAGAGCTCactgcaggaccagggccttaaAATGAGTATTACTTTTTGCTCTTCAAGTCTTGGCATGGGACAAGAAACTGGAAACTCCTTCTGAGGACTTcggtagggccaggatttcagtttTAGTGAATACGTGTTTTTAGCAGTAAATGCAGCTTCCTGCTTCTTTTTAAAGTATTCTCAGCGAGGCATAGTCTAGtggatttatttttcttggtgAATATAAATGTCATAGATTTATAGATCCCatggccagaagaaaccattgtgatcatctaggctgatctcctgtataacacaggccacagaactcccccaaaataattcctcgaGCGTGCCATGACATTCCGTTTTTGGTTTACAAGTTTCATTTGCATTTTATCTTTGCATTTGCCTTTTAATTCTTCCATTTCATCCTCCTATTTTAAAGTCACTCATTGAATTCTCCCCCGTGTTCTgatagctgggggtgggggagggcagggagaatTCCCAGATGATTTACTGTCCCTCCTTAGGAAAAGCTACTGTGCATTGAGTGTACCTGTACAAACTGCAAATGGCACCCAAGATATCGAATCCCATCACCAGAATATGATCTGTCTTCAGCCAAGGTGCTGTTAGGAAGTCGAGTCCTTTACGTTTTTCGGATGTACCTTTTCCCTAAACATCCACAGAGAAGCCAAGCCCATTGTGCTGTTGTGTCAGCGGTCACATAGGTCAATATGAGCAACCAGTCAATGGAGCTAGCTGCAGCTACTCAGGCATATCTTTCCACTTTGTGGCACTTTGGAACCCCAGAGGACAATCAAGAGAGAAAGCTGTGTGTGTTGATAACCCAGACACGGCCAAACGGCTGGGTCTGAGTCAGCATCTTTGGTCATCTCGGATTGTCCCAAgtgagcactggactgggactcaggagacctgtcttctattcccagctctgccactgacctgtggGGAGACCCTGGACAGGTCACTTTCCCCcgctgtgcctcggtttccccatctgtaaaatggggataatgatacagaCCTCTTTGTAATGTGttttgaaatctatggatgaaaagtgctatgtaagagctaaatATTCATATTATTATTGATAGACTTCAGTGGCCATCTCTCCCACCTTGCTGACCCTAATCAACTGATAATGAACCATTGCCATGAGCATATTGCAGAATTCCATGCATTAAGAAGAATGGATATTAGGGGCCTACCTCTCGATTGCCATTATCGGATGCAATGGCAAGTGCTGTTCTCCCCAGCCCATCTTGAGCATTGATGTTGGCACTCTTGGCTAGCAAGAATCTTAGAGCGTCACTTCTTCCCGTCTCTGCCGCGATGTGCAGTGCTGTGATGCCTCCGTTACTGCCCAGATCTGGGGAGAGACCCTGGCAAAGCAGCAAGTCCATGATATGCAGTTGGCTGTTCACAGTCGCCCAGTGCAGTGCTGTCCACCGGTTGTTGTCCCCGCTGGCAGGATCTGTGCCTTGCTGTAGGAGCAACTGCACGATGAGGGTGTGGCCACTGGCTGCTGCACAGTGAAGTGGGGTGAGGCCCCTTTTAGTCACGGCTGATGCTGGGGATCCCCGAGCCAGGAGAAACTCAGCCACTTGGGTATGGCCGCTCCAAGAGGCATGGTGCAGCGGGGTGTAGTGTGCTCTGTCTGTGGCATGGACCACGGCTCCACGCTGCACCAGGAACTTCACCAGCATGATGGACCCCTTCAGCGTGGCACTGTGTAAGGGCGTCCATCCATTCTCGTCCCTGTGTGGGCACAAAAATGAAACCTCAGGGTGTTTCTTTCAGGACGGAGAGTGAATGAGCGAGACAGAGCTGGGGTAGAGTGGGAGCAGCTGGCTCAAGGGGGCTCACCTGCTCTCTATCACTGCCCCTTGCCGCAGTAGCTGCTTCATCACGTGGGTGTTGCCGTCCCAAGCTGCCAGGTGAAGCTCTCTCCAGCCCCGGTGCACAGGGGCAGACGGTGAGTTATTCTCCATGAGCTGAATGCCAGAGTCAGAGCTGTTCCCCATCGACTCTCCTTCCAGGGTCATCTCCTCACTCAGCTCCATCCACCTCCTCAGGAGCTCGGCCTCTGCTCTCATtcctcattttgtttttttcaacaaGCAACAAACAATCTGCTGAATATTAGTTCCATTAACTACACCCCCCACCATCACTGCAGGGGGGACTATGGCAAATAAAACGAGGCTGTGGACCCTCTACTCCATAGCTTTCAATCTAATAGTAACCCAAAGCCCATGCTGTCTGTTGGCTTTTGTTGCTCTccgtgggtatgtctacactgcaaaaaaccccatagcagtgagtctcagagcctgggtcaactggctGGGGCTACGTGGCTAAAAACAGCAGAGTAGATGTTCTCACTCGGGCCGGAGCGTGGGCCCTGAGACCCTTCCCCCCTCACAAGGTTTCAGAtcccgggctccagcccgagcgaGAGCatcaacactgctatttttagccctgtagcttGAGCCCCACCAGCTccagtcagttgacccaggctctgaaattCACCGTGGCCACGATGCTGTCGGTTTCCACTGTCCCCGTGCAAAGGGTTAATGTTTCATGAACCTGTATCTAATCATGTTAGGGGGTTGAAGGAGTACAGCCATTTCACCACTTAGTTCCACTGCCCATTAATAATAAGCAAATGGGAGGGTATTCAGATGCATGGCCAGCCAAGCTCAGGTgtacaaaacagcattttaagaGCTCAACTTGCCCTGGCTCAAAATAAGGCTGATCAAATAAGGAGCCCCTTGTTcccctgtggggctcagctctcTGCTTTTGGAGGTGGGGCTCTTCCATTCAAGAGACGTACATGGAGAATTTCTGGAGTTTCACAGCAACCACATCCTCAAAGCCAC
It encodes:
- the ANKRD65 gene encoding ankyrin repeat domain-containing protein 65 isoform X1 → MNASGPAPRNNPAITKACKGCHARSDPAITNQRVKSHTEQQPYHNKLCVQPRLPEPPYTRVCGRTMIGMRAEAELLRRWMELSEEMTLEGESMGNSSDSGIQLMENNSPSAPVHRGWRELHLAAWDGNTHVMKQLLRQGAVIESRDENGWTPLHSATLKGSIMLVKFLVQRGAVVHATDRAHYTPLHHASWSGHTQVAEFLLARGSPASAVTKRGLTPLHCAAASGHTLIVQLLLQQGTDPASGDNNRWTALHWATVNSQLHIMDLLLCQGLSPDLGSNGGITALHIAAETGRSDALRFLLAKSANINAQDGLGRTALAIASDNGNREITGLLLESKADVNMKDRYGCTALHKAAAAGHLALVHLLVEKGAVANIRDCLNLTPLHRAACCGHSEVASYLLDHGAEINAAGWLNKTPLHLAVEKNHFLLMELLMGKGASLSFRTRWHETVQDLASGRLLPGGTPSTSQEKMTSCNPDLN
- the ANKRD65 gene encoding ankyrin repeat domain-containing protein 65 isoform X2, producing the protein MRAEAELLRRWMELSEEMTLEGESMGNSSDSGIQLMENNSPSAPVHRGWRELHLAAWDGNTHVMKQLLRQGAVIESRDENGWTPLHSATLKGSIMLVKFLVQRGAVVHATDRAHYTPLHHASWSGHTQVAEFLLARGSPASAVTKRGLTPLHCAAASGHTLIVQLLLQQGTDPASGDNNRWTALHWATVNSQLHIMDLLLCQGLSPDLGSNGGITALHIAAETGRSDALRFLLAKSANINAQDGLGRTALAIASDNGNREITGLLLESKADVNMKDRYGCTALHKAAAAGHLALVHLLVEKGAVANIRDCLNLTPLHRAACCGHSEVASYLLDHGAEINAAGWLNKTPLHLAVEKNHFLLMELLMGKGASLSFRTRWHETVQDLASGRLLPGGTPSTSQEKMTSCNPDLN